A window of Macrotis lagotis isolate mMagLag1 chromosome 1, bilby.v1.9.chrom.fasta, whole genome shotgun sequence genomic DNA:
ACCAAGAAATGTGGAGTGCAAGGTAGATATCCCCTAGGGAGGGCTTCTGGTAGAAAGGTGGTCTTGGCTGAGACAAGAAGGAAACCAGGGATGGTCAGGGAGTAGAAGAGGGCATGCTCCAGACACAGTGAAGGCAGGCCAAGGTGGGAGCTGGCAGGCAGTGTGCTGGGACCAGCAAGGAGGGTAGAGGAGGATGAAGGCATCAGAAGAATGGAAGAGCAgcagagattttgaatgccaaatcAAGAACTTGGTAGGAATAGGGAACCATGGAGCCTATTGAATTAGACTTCAGCTGAATGGAAAATGACTGGAGTGGGAGAGACTTGGGCAGGTGGAGCCCAGCTGGCTCTTGGTGGCAGTCTGGATGTGAAGCAAGAAAGCCTGTCAGGAGAGAAAGGCAGATGTGAGAAATGTCATGAAGTCAGGAGCTACAGGCTTTTCAACTGTTTGGATATGAGGGAAAAGAGATGGAGACATCAAAGATGACAACCACCATGGTGAGTCTGATGGTGGTGATTTGGACGgtaataggaaagttagaaagaCAAATaatgggacagctaagtggcacagtggatagagcatcagccctggagtcagaaggaactgagttcaaatctggtctcaaacacttaataattacctagctgtgtagccttgggcaagtcacttaaccccattgccttgtaaaaaaaaagtttaaaagaagaaaaaaatataatgtatCAACTGGactccagttcaagatgtctaacAAGCAATTGGAGGTAGAAGGCTGGATGGAGGTCAGGAGAAAAGTTGGTTAGGGCAGATACATAGACCTGAGAATCCTCCATATGGAGATGTTTATTGAAGCCATGGGAGCTAACGATGAGATCACCAAATAgtacagaggaagaagagaagagggcccagggaAGTGTTAGGGGACACCCacagggaggaggggagggaaccaggagagagcagAGAGTGAGGAGTTTTGTCAGAGGCTTCAGAGCTCTGGAAGAATGAATAGTGAGAAAAGACCATTTGATTGGTGATTTAGAAAGGTCTCCCTGGTAACTGGAGACAACCATTTCAGTcaaatgatgaggtcagaagccagactgtagagttgaaagaaaaggaaggggccAATTGTAAACTGTAAAATTCATGGAATTTACTCACTGGAGGGAGAATAGATAACAATATCTATTGAGAAGGGATGGATCATGTGAGAGTTTTTAAtgatgataactaacatttaaatagcacCTATTTATGTCCCTTAAGCAAactcttttaagatttctttacACAATGAAATATTAAGGACCctaaagagcttttgtttatcaGAATTCACCAAGTTAGAAATTTAAACGGATACTTTTAAGCTATGTATTAATTcgttttaaaataattaactcaTTACATGTTAACATggcattattttacatattttttcaaatctttaaTTTCAGATTTTATTGGAGACATCtagattttcttctctatttctattaatCTGCTGTGAGAATGTTGTGTTTTggttgaaatattaaaaaatccaGCCTCACATCCTTGAGGAGCTGGAAAACTGTACACTATTTTGCTAGGCAAATAATGTCTTAATATTGTTGTTAAAATAGTTTTGTCCTTATGGACACTCTGAAGGGGTCTCAGGATCCATAGGGGTCTCACATTCTAAGCTGCTGACTCTGAACTGCTGATCTAAGCATTTTTAGGTAGTTGGAGATCTCAAGTCTTTGTATACATTTTAGGCAGTTAAGGGAATGTCCTACCCCTTTTACTGGTAAAGCAATTGAGGCCTAGAGGGGTTAATTTATTTCCCCAAGTTTACCAGTAAGTTTGATAGTTAAAACTTAAGACTGTGTAGTTTGCCCAAGGAACAAATCATTCATCTTTTCCAGAAATAGAGGATGAATGAAAGGAATGTGGCAGCCTCATTTGTGTCTCACTGTGGTCACCCCCTGGGGCAGGATCTCAGGAGCCCAAAGATACCATTTCCAGGCCCCCACAGTGCCCTCCTGGTGGTTGTTCAGGCCCCAGGGACACTTTTTTCTAAAGCATCTTTCCCGTCTCCCACAAGGGCTCAGAAGTCGTGTTTCTTTGTAGATTCTGTGGGGAGTGTTTGCAGCCGTGTCTCCAGGTGCCATCGCCGCTCTGCCCACTCTGCAGAATGCCCTTTGACCCAAAGAAAGTGGACAAAGCCTCCAATGTGGAAAAGCAGCTGTCATCCTACAAGGCCCCATGCAGGGGCTGCAGCAAGAAGGTAACTTCTCTGGGCAGAATGCTCATGTCCCTATTTGCTACACTTTTCAAGAGCACTAAATGATCTCCCACACTGCTTAAGAGAATGCTTCTGCCTCATCTCATGATGAGTGGGTGGGCTTTCTCTTTTTCAGACTCTCCCAAACCCTAACCTGTCATGCTCCCTAGAGCTAGAGAACTGCCTGACTGGGTTAGCCAAGGAAACCAGTCTGGGACAGGACTTACTTCAGAAGAGCTGAGAACTAGGGGGAGAAGCTCATGGAGTTCCAGCTAACCTGATGGAGCTAGCCTGTGACTTCATCCCCATGACTTCAGGCCTGAGGACATTTCACATTCCTTAGTCAGGTCTCCATCGTTTTAgcttagagctgaaagggaacaGTACGTAGTGGAATGGAAAAGCATGGATTAAACTCCTGCTTATGCCAAACATTGGGAGcttctgttctcaaggaactcccCTTCTAATGAAGGGATACAACAGCTTGGGAGCAAGCAGTAAGGGCCAACCTTCTGGTTGGGAGGGACAGCCACTGCATGGGGGATGAAGAAAGTCCCAGAGAGTCTCGGGCCAAGCCGCTAGACCCATTGGCAGCTCAGATGTTCAGAAGAGTGATGATCAGAAAGGGACAACCCGAGACAGTTAAAACATATTGATTCTCTTGATTTTGCCGTTATGTCTGGCCCCTCAAGAAGCACTTTCCATGATATTAACCTTAAAAAATATTAGGTAGCTCAGTTCCTGACCCCCACAGTTTCCCTGCCCCAGTCACCCTGGTGCCTAGTCTCCcagctttttcctctcttccctttcatatCTGGTTAGTTGATTGTTGTCAGTTCTCTTAATAAGAAGTTGGTTCCTGATTGTTCTCTCTGCTTCTTCATCCTTCCCTCTCCTGTCTTCCAAACCACTGTCAGAATAGTCTTCTTCAGGTGCAGGACTGACCCAAGTCATTCTCTGCTTACAGGAGACTTCAGTAACTCATCTATCTGTATTTGTATAAGCTGTCCCCGATCCTGGAATGCCTTGCTTCTTCTGCCTTGACTCTCCCTCCACAGGGAAGCCTTCCTTCCTTACACCCATCCCCCAATTGCCAGTCCTCTCTGTCAGCTCCAGATCTGCCCCAAAGAAATGTCAGCTCCTCAGGGCCAAGCACAGTCCTTGCCAACTGGGCACTTAATTCATTTTGCTTACTTGGGTTGAATTTAATCAATGGAGGAATCCTGAATGCCTGAGAATCCTTTTTGATAAATCCACTTTGGCTTTGCCCAAGAATTAACCTTGAACCTTTTTATATTTTGGACAAACACAACCTCTGGGGTTTATAATCTTCAATGAATGTATGTGGCAGGATCCCATTTCTTTGTTCTAAAATTGCCTGTGTCATTTCAAAGAGTTGTTTGTTGGGCCTCTCTTAAACCTTCGTTGTTCTTTGCTTCTCCCTCACATCTCTCCAGACTAAAGAGATCCAAGCTTTAGGGTTTCTCCCCATCCCCTTGATCTTCTTAGTTGCTCTTCCCTGACCTTTTCCTGACTTTATCCCCTCTTTCCTGAGAGGTGGCCATCAGAGTCACCCACTGTGGTCAGCACTGAGCTTCCTGCAGGCTTTGTTGTGTTTGTAGCTTTCTTTTGAGTTCATCTTGTTCTGGCTGGGAGGTGGGCACTCCAACCCTTGTAGGTGGCTTTTGGCGAATGTAGCACCCCAAGCCCCCTGCTCTGGCAAGCCTGGGAAACTGCCTCATCCTGTCCTTTGCTTGCTTTCTCGTAGGTGACGCTGGCAAAGATGAGGTCCCACATCTCTTCCTGCATGAAGGTCCAGGAGCAGATGGCCAACTGTCCCAAGTTTGTCCCAGTTGTGCCAACATCCCAGCCCATCCCCAGGTAAGCAGGCCCAGCTgggctttttcttttcctctggtgACATGAATCCCAGCAGttcttgggggaagggaaggtgaaagggaTTACATTTTGATCCTAAAAACCCCAAAAGACTTGAGAATAGAAAATATAGACCCCTGTTCTCCAGAAGCAGTCTAGTCTATATTGTGATCTTGACTCAGAGCCCTTACATGAGAAAATGGTATTTAGTCTTCATCATCTCCTGGGGTTCTTCTCACACCTTCAAGTGCAATAGTCATGTGAATTATTCTTAACTCTGAGCCCTCTACCGATGGGGCTTGCGGGCAAGGGACACAGCCACATTGTCACAGGAAATGCCACTGTTAAATGAACAGTAGAGAACCCATTTGGGTTTTGTCACTAAGCCCCCGCAGAGCAGCCGTTTGGGGCTAGTGGGAGTTCCCCTATTTTGATTTCTTAGAATGTGGGCTGGGCCCAACCTCCTTCCTGCTATTTTCTTTCTAAGGGTTCTTTGAGCAgtccttctcttatttctatgGGTCAGTCCCTGCCAAGCCCTTAAGTAAGGATCTGATAGGTCAAGAGGGCCAGAGTCATTGTTGCTAATCTGGATGCTAGGAGGGGAAGAGCAAGGCAATCAGATCTGGTAGGTCAGAGGTTGCTGGGGGATCTGCTCTTGGGAGATGCTTTCCCAGAGCAGGAGGCCCCTCAGATCCAGACCGATTCTAATGTGGCAGAGGCTTTGGTTTCAGAGAGACAATTCCCCCTTTTGCTCAGCTCCCTGACTAACAGACAGACAATCCTAGGTTCTGCTTAGTTATCTTAGGGCTGGAAGTGTGAGCATCATTAGTGGTTTTGCAAGTAGAAGGCTTTGGGGATTCATTTCTCTGAAAGAGTGGGGGACCCCAGGGAAAAaggcagaggagggagaggattagAATCAGTGGACCTATGTGGCATCAGTAATCTCTGAGACGATGAGAAGCTGGGGAGACAACAGCACCAAAGGCCTGTGCCGAGGTAGTATGACAGTTGGACAGGCTTTGACCAGTCATCTGGAACAGCCATTAGTCATGGTAGAAGCCACTGCATGTTTTGGATCTTTCATCTGAAATACCATCCAGTTCTGATTCTAAGAGCACTGATATCAGCCCTGCCCCTCAATTCCCAAATGAGCTTGTCTCTGCCCCTTAACTCTGtcctcttctcctcccccaccccactcagCAATATCCCAAACAGATCCACCTTTGTCTGTCCGTACTGTGGAGCCCGCAATCTGGACCAGCAGGAGCTGGTGAAGCACTGCATGGAGAATCACCGCAACGACCCCAATCGCGTGGTGAGTGGTTTGCAGACCAGGGGGTGCAGATGCTAGTGAGAAGGATCATAGCTCATCCCTCCCAAGTCTGTCAGCATCACATCCAGCACCAGGCCAAGCATTGggatacagagagacagaaacggtccttgccctcaagaatctCCCAGTCTAATGGAGAGATAGACATCCAGATACCTGAGTATAAACCAGAGAGAGACAAGATAGACTGGATCTGGGCTCTTGTACCTTCTGGTGAGAATTAAACTCAGCCTGCAGGAAGGTGGGAATCAGGAACTAAAAGAGAATCTTCTGAGCCCAGAGGATGGGTAGAGATGTGCAAGGACCACTGAGGTGGCCCTAGAAAGGCAATAGGCCAGTTGCTGGGATTCAAAACGGATGGAGTCTAAGCTTAAAGAAGATCAGCTGAATGAAGGGAGGGCCagagtggggagtggggagaggctCGAGGCAATAATCCAAGTCTGGGATGAAGAAGGCCTGCATGAGGTCTGTGGTCATGTCaggagagagaagacagggaTCACTTGTGTGCCAAGGGAGGTTTGCCTTAGCAAGGAGAGGGACTGTCTTGCTCGTGTAagatgggaagggaaagaggaggttGTGGTAGAAGCATCTGAGTgatgggagagaaagaagagggagctTTCTACATATGGGGGACATATGAGCCTAGGTTCTCAGACAGAGAGACTGTAGGAGGTTTAAGGTTGGATGAGAAGGCTTAGAAGAGCTAAGGTGATGAGTGGAAGAGTGATTTGATGATGAAATGTAAAAGGTGACATTGCTGCTGGGAAGGCCTGGTTGAGGTTGTGTGATATGAATCTGCTGGAGCTCCAGTCAGCatgattttgtggttttcttcttcttttagcAGGTTGCAAGTAGGAGAAAAGACAACAGAGATAGGGAGTAAGTGATCCAAGGGTGGGGTGTGACCTGGCAAAATCACTGACAGGGAAAGGGGGCAAGGAGCTGGAGTGTCGAGCATAATGTAGAATCAAACTCCTTCCCCCAAAGCCCAAGATAGGGAAAAGATGATGGAGCCCATGCAGAGTTCTCAGCCTGGGAAAGAACCAAGGACTGGGGGGACTAGAGGTTGTGAGGAGGACCATACAAGAATAacactaaaaataattttgaaaacttgGTTCCCAGTGATGACATGGGCCACTCATGACAGAAGTTAAGGGATTTAGGATGCCGAATAAGACAGTGTCTTGTTTGATTATACATATGTGCTacaaggaatttttcttttccttttctctgaaagTGGGGGTGAGAGGGAAAGAAACTAGATTTCTgttaggttgggtttttttgggggggggcctaCAGTTGCATAATGTTGCCTTTCCTTTGTGATGAGGGCACTATTGGTTTTAATTTGTTATGAGAGAACCTGCTGATGGGATGAAAATAAGATACATCAAAACTTCTTTTAAATGGAATAAGTTTCAGGGTTGCAAGGCAGAAGGAAAGATGAAATTATATCTTTCCATTATATTGCCATATATTATGTAGCATTTTATTATCATATTGTTAGGTATTGGAATTCAGAAGTTTGTGATCCTGGAAGTGGAGCATAGATGAGTGCAGGCAAGGTCAGTGTGGTGACCATCTCATTGTATAAACGAGGTGGTCCAAGGATATAGAAACAGGTTGTGGGAAATGGGTAAATTAAGAAACTTGAGAAGATTGTTTAAAAGACTttggacaggggcagctaggtggcgtagtggataaagcaccggccttggagtcaggagtacctgggttcaaatccggtctcaggcacttaataattacctagctgtgtggccttgggcaagccacttaaccccatttgccttgcaaaaacctaaaaaaataagataaaataaaataaataaataaaaaagactttggaCCATGGTCAGAACAACAGGGGCACTGGGAGTTTGGAAGTG
This region includes:
- the RNF166 gene encoding E3 ubiquitin-protein ligase RNF166 → MAMFRSLVASAQQRQHPAAGAPASAPQPPAGPGAGGESGLEAQYSCPICLEVYHRPVAIGSCGHTFCGECLQPCLQVPSPLCPLCRMPFDPKKVDKASNVEKQLSSYKAPCRGCSKKVTLAKMRSHISSCMKVQEQMANCPKFVPVVPTSQPIPSNIPNRSTFVCPYCGARNLDQQELVKHCMENHRNDPNRVVCPICSAMPWGDPSYKSANFLQHLLHRHKFSYDTFVDYNIDEEAAFQAALALSLSEN